One Festucalex cinctus isolate MCC-2025b chromosome 1, RoL_Fcin_1.0, whole genome shotgun sequence genomic region harbors:
- the soul5 gene encoding heme-binding protein 2: MFLLAGLVGCLLALTAEARVGNCSELSFCTETSQCLLFKVICKTDKYEARHYESAKWVSTTEYSWSMDIACMNAFMRLYYYIDGENVNGQKIQMTSPVVVKIGEKKWFWEEKEFTMSFLLSKEHQDNPPMPLDRRVFLSDTPPLNVYVRSYGGWMNSLSDCHHSDVLMYDLMKDGAYFKDDCHFAAGYNSPMTMWNRHNEVWVIAKGDPVCSSSEELD, from the exons AT GTTTCTACTTGCAGGACTTGTTGGCTGCTTGCTTGCCCTCACAGCTGAGGCCAGAGTCGG GAACTGCTCTGAGCTCTCATTCTGTACCGAGACAAGTCAGTGCCTGCTGTTCAAGGTCATCTGCAAGACAGACAAATATGAG GCGCGCCACTATGAATCTGCGAAGTGGGTGTCAACCACAGAGTACTCATGGTCCATGGACATTGCCTGTATGAATGCATTTATGCGGCTGTATTACTACATTGATGGTGAAAACGTGAATG GACAAAAGATTCAAATGACGTCACCTGTTGTGGTGAAGATAGGCGAAAAGAAGTGGTTTTGGGAAGAAAAAGAATTCACCATGAGCTTCTTGTTGTCCAAGGAGCACCAGGACAATCCTCCAATGCCTTTGGACCGCAGG GTGTTCCTCAGTGATACGCCACCTTTGAATGTGTACGTGCGGAGCTATGGAGGGTGGATGAACTCTCTGAGTGACTGTCATCACAGTGATGTCCTGATGTATGACCTGATGAAGGATGGCGCTTACTTCAAAGACGACTGCCACTTTGCCGCTGGATATAACAG CCCCATGACAATGTGGAATAGGCACAACGAGGTGTGGGTCATCGCTAAGGGCGATCCCGTGTGTTCCAGCAGTGAGGAATTGGACTGA